The Gavia stellata isolate bGavSte3 chromosome 1, bGavSte3.hap2, whole genome shotgun sequence DNA segment CTGCTGTGCTTCATTGCAATCACTTTATGAAGTCCTTTAGGAAAGATTTAAAATCATCTGGAGAACAAATGTAGCAGAAAGGTATGTCAGATGTAGACATCTCCTCTGCTTTTGGGCAGGTCATGTCATAGCTACCTTTGGCAAATCTCAATCTCACATCCTTATGTCTTCTtccccccccgtcccccggCTCCTGGAATCAGACATCTGGGGAAACACGGTGGATAGAAAAAGTCAAAATGCTGCATTGCTCCCAGCTGGGCTGTAGCATGGAGCGCTTGCATTTGGCAGGATGAGGAAAGCAGTTCATAAGAGCTGCAGGAtgtcagaaagaaaggaaagggtgtCGAGGTGTTAGTACAGCATAGGTTGGGCAAGGCAACTACTTTAGTAGAAACATCTCCTAAAAGCAGAAGTTTGTCTGCTGAGATGGGGTTGGATTGGAAATATCCTAGTGTCCCTCACTGTGCCGTGGTTTGGAGGAAATGTTGGTTACTGAGGAGGAGCCGTGTGTGCGGATGAAGGGGCAGAGTCTGACTGTATTTTGGCCGGAATATGTACTTCCTCACGGCACCGAGAAAGATGGTGTTGGATATTGCAGTCAGATATTTTAATAGCGTACTGTTCTCTTGTCTCCTTCACTGCTTCCCAATCAGGATGCATCGAATGATGAAAGAAGAATCAAGTTTTAGAACAAGCAGCCTGGAAAATGTGACGCGGGACCCGAGCAAAGAAAAGCTGCACATGAAGCTCTGCAGTGGGTCCTGCCATGCTGAGCAAATCCTCCAGACGTTAAACTCTTACCGGCAGAGCGGCATCTTCACAGATGTGGTGCTATTAATAGATGGACAAAAATTCCCCTGTCACCGTGCCACTTTGTCAGCCAACAGCACGTACTTCCGGGCCATGTTTGGTGGCAATCTCAAGGAAGGCCACCAGGATATCATCAATATCCAGAAGATTTCTGCTCCCACCATGTCTCTGCTTCTTGACTATATGTATGGGGGGAACATCATCATTCAGGAGGACAATGTTGAAGGCATCTTGGAACTGTCTGACTTGCTGCAGATCTCCAAGCTGAGAGATGCTTGTGTCACGTTCCTTGAAGGCCAGCTTCACCCATGCAATTGCTTGGGCATCATGAAGTTTGCTGATTCATTTTCCATTGTGTCCCTGacagaaaagagcaagaggTTCATGCTGGAGTGTTTTGTAGAGGTGTCGTGTCATGAAGAGTTCCTGGAGATGGGTGTGAAGGAGCTGGTTGAATATCTGTCTGATGAGCAGCTGGTGGTCCGCAAGGAGGAAGTGGTCTTTGAAGCAGTCATGCGCTGGGTACGGCATGACATACCTGCCAGGAAGGGAGCCTTGAAGGAGCTCCTTGAGCATGTGCGTCTGCCCCTGCTTGACCCCACTTACTTTCTGGAGAAGGTGGAAATGGATGAACTCATCCAAGACTCAAAGGAGTGCATTCCTCTACTGCATGAAGCCCGCAAGTACTACATCCTTGGGAATGAGGTCAGCTCTTTGCGATCAAGGCCCAGAAGGTAAAACTCAGCATCTTCTTCCCTAGACCTGCATGGCCTAAGTTGGTGGATCTTAAAGTTTCAGTGTTcctgggttgttttttctttttttttttctcctccaattGCTTCACTTTTGGTATTCCTGTTTCCAAAATTGAGACATTGGAGATGTTTGCCTGGCTTAAAGGATTCCTGTGAAATTTATACTAATGCATGTGTCACTTTTTTATGGTGGCAAGAAGTGCTCTAGTCACACTGTTCTGTGCAATGATGCTCTCCAGATATGTGTCCAGACTATGGGCAGAAAGGGGTGTTAGTAGCTCTTTATTTCTATCTGCTTTCACCAAAGGGTAGAGCGCTGGGTTGAGACCTGTTTTCCATTCCCAGCTGTGCCATTGGTCTGCTctcatttctcctcttttggTCTCTCTCTCATCTTCTCCAAGCTGTCTGTTGGCAGGAAGGCTTGGACCAGTCTGTCCACCTGGCCATCAGCATGGTGCCTAGCTCAAAGGCATTGCTGCAGGGTCAGGAATTAATGTCCAATGGAAAAAAGCAGTTACTGTCCAGGTGGCTACCTAGGCATCCCCAAGTTGttaccattttttctttttgtctttccattgatttattgATGAACAGCTGCTAGTGTAAGGTggaggaagcaaagaaaaaatgattTCTAGGTTTGGGTGTCTGTGTGGAAACCTGCACCTTTTTGTGACTGTGAAGTTTGGATTTGACCAGCCACGTTTTAAGTCTCTGCTGTTTCTCCATGGTCCCACAGCTCCCTTAGGGTGTGTTTGGTAAGAGTGCTGATGGGCATCTCTGTTCTGGGATGGGTTGCCATATCAGAGTGGTTTGCAAGGCTCCCCATCCTATTCCAGAGGACACCCATGAccatggggctgcagggccaggTTCTCGTGCTCTCCTGTTCTTCAGCCCAAGGattgcaggtttttttgccGCTCAGTGGAGCATCCTGGGCAGGACGACGGAGGTTGCCCCAGTGCATCTCAGAAGTCCCAGCCTGGCATTTAGGGCATGTTTCTGTCAGGTGGAAGAGGTGGTTTGACACATCTTCTCTGTGCTGAATACCACAACAGGCTATTATATACAGAACTGCTCAACAACAGGGTCCGTGGTGACCTCCTCAAGGATGCAAACAGCTAAAATTCACTGGGGATAAATCGCACCCCCCAGCAGTCACATTTTACCTCCCTCCTTTTACAGCTTTGGTCTTAAGTAAATTGTCTCAGCCTGTGCAAACCACGGCAGAGCTGGGGATTGGACCAAGTCTTTCAAATCCTCTTTcaccctcctccttcctctcccatctcCTCCCGCAGAGCCGTTCCTCTCTTGCCACCTACTAGCTGGCAGgattttccttcccctgctgtCTGTCGCGTCTGCTATTAGGGCTGGAGAGAGTGAGATTTCCTGGAAACACTTCTCTCTCCAGGCAGAGAGCTTGTTGCAGGCGGGCTGCCAGGAACGGCTTTCCATGCTTGTGGCTGTGCCTTGAGGATAAGGTTTGATTGTGCAGGAAGGGGGAGGGTGAGTGGCAGGAGGCAATCTCATGAAGGATTCTTAAAGGtcattcccattttcttttccgATGCAGTTTGGACCCCTTCCCACCCAATCTGGGAGGTGCCTTTGATTTGAAGGTACAGGGGTGAAATGATTTGCCCAGAAAATCAGTAGCTGATGCAGGAGAGGACCCTGCTTTATCCATTGGACTGTGCTGCCCATGTCCTAGATAGGATGGGAGGGATGATGGAATGGAGTAGCCTGGCCTGGGCACTTACCCATGCCTTTCATGGTCTAGGTTCatggagctggcagaagtcatcATCGTCATTGGGGGCTGTGATAAGAAAGGCCTTCTGAAGTTGCCCTTCACGGACCTCTACCACCCGAAGAGCAGGCAGTGGACAGCACTCTCCAGCGTGCCTGGCTACACCAAGTCAGAGTTTGCTGCCTGCACACTGAAGAACGATGTGTACATATCAGGTGAGATACCTTGGACCAGATGGTCCCTTCCTGGTTGCAAAGAACAGCACAACCTCTGCTTGGACAACCACTCCTTAGGTCTATTCACTAGGACTCATTCACATGCATCCCAGCTTTGGAGGAATGTCACTTCTTGGTGAAGTTTGTCCTTCAGTGGTTTGGATTTTGCTGTCCCAAGGAACAATTTCAAGGAATGAGCTGGTTTTGGTGTGTGCTGTCAGAAAGGGTTTCCTAAAACCTCAGGGTCTCCTGCCTGTCCCACACTTAAAATACAATGCCCATCAGATGAGTTCTATATAAAGGATGGTGCAGTGTAATAAGTGCCTTGAAGTCCAGAGGGTATCTCCCTCGGGAACCTGAGTTTACATGGCCATAAGCCAATAACTGTATTCTGGCCTAAGTTGTTCCATTGCATGGAGGAACTATACAATATTGTGGGGTAGTGAGGTGATGGGGCTGTCCTTCATCACCAGCACTCCATTCCTGTTTTTCAGGAGGACACATCAGCAGCAATGATGTCTGGGTGCTGAGCTCCCAGCTGAATGTCTGGATCAAGGTTGCTTGTCTGCAGAAGGGCCGATGGAGGCACAAAATGGCAACGCTTCAGGGCAAGGTAGGCAATGGCCTAAATTTTGGAAGAAGCCATGTGGAGCATTGTCCCCCACTTCTGCTTCCCTGTACGATGAGAAACTCTCAGTGTGTGTTTGTCTTCTGGGTCATCTGGAGATGGTTTTGATGGGAGAACAACTAGGGCATAACCGAGACGTCATTGGTTTCATTTGGGTGTGTGTTGTCACCTCAAGAAGCCACAAATGAAGTTGTAGCAATAAGATCTACCATGGGATGGTGCGAGACTTCTGCAAAGAGCTGTGTTAAGTCTTTGGGTGAAAGCTATAGAGTGTGGGGTGTGTCATAGAACAGTTTGTgttgaaagggacctttaaaggtcatctagtccaaccccaaGGTTTTATCATGACTTCATGTCTGTGTTCTGGCCAAGTCCTAGCCTCCCCTCGTGTATGCCATGACACCATAGCCCATTAGGTGAGTCCAGGAGTTTCTAATCATCTTGCTTTGCTCCTTTTGTGGCAGATCTACGCTGTGGGAGGCTTTGATGGTTTTTACCGCCTCTCCAGCATGGAGTGCTATGACACCTTCTCCAACAGCTGGTCAACCTTGGCCCCACTGCCTCAAGCCGTGAGTTCAGCAGCTGTGGTCTCCTGCCTGAACAAGCTCTATGTGCTGGGCGGTGCTGTGGATGACACCGCTAACACTGACAAGGTATTGCTGGGGCATCAAGAATGGACAGAGACCTAGAAAAGGTTTGCCAGGGAACATGGAGGGAAATGGGTTGTCCTTAAGCTACAAGggagccttttttttcctgaacactAATGAAGGCTCCCTTATAATAAGATGAGAAGTCATACATTTAAATGGAAGCCAGTGAGAGTTCAggaccagagagggaaaatgTCACAATTTGACATTACATTAGGCATGGTTTCAGTAGAGCTGGTTCTGCTCCGAAGCTGCCTGTGATGTGCTGAGCCTGACAGGGCCCTGCTCGTGGTCAGCCCTGAGGCACCACGGGAACAAACCTCTGACACTGTGGGCATTCACTTCAGATAAATAACAACAGTAGTAACTGCCTGGAGAAGACCTCTGCAAGCCAGAGATGATGCTTCTGGTCTTCTGAGCTGCGACAAGAGCCATTAGTGCTTCTCAGCTCAACCTCTGAACGTTTAACAATGAGCTGTCTGGGTCAGGGGCAGCCACCCTGGGGGCCTGTAGGTTGTCTTGAATGCAAGAGGGAATGCTAGAACCTCTCATCCCTTTGCTCACTGCACTGGTGTCTGGGTGTTGAAGTTTCCATCCGTGCTTCTGTCCCCATGCGCTTTTATTTCTAGTGAATAGCAACTTCATCCAAGCAGGGAGATGTGGTAAATTCATGTTCCCATAGCTGCATTTCTCCTCCCAGGTCCAGTGTTATGATCCAGAGGACAACAAGTGGACGCTCTTGTCTCCCACCCCTTTTTACCAGAGGTGCATCAGTGCCGTCTGCTTGGACAGCATCATTTATGTTGTAGGTGGACTCCTCAGTAAAATCTTCAGCTATGATCCAAGGAAAGACAGCTGGCGAGAAGTGGCCACCCTCCCTGGGCCTCTGGTAAGGAAGAAGTTTAGGAAAGAAGCTCTGagccttctctctctctctcaaataGGAGCCATCTGTGCTTTGCTGAGATTGAAGGCAAGGAGATTACGTTGTGGGTTTGCTCTGAGCGTGTGAACGGGACCTTGCAGTGCAACTCAAACATACGTATGCCACCAGTGTCGGTACTGCTTGGAGGATGTCTCTCCCATGGCAAACCCAAGTTTTCTTGCTGAGGCTGGGTCTACACTAGTTATTAAAGCCAGAGTAGTGGATCTGCGGGGTGAAACCGTTGGTGTTGAGGACCGTTTCTCCACACTACGTGTTTCAGGTTAAGGGTTATACTGGTTCTAGTCTGGTCTGTGGACTGAACACAGACTGGCGATGGTTCTGTATCTTGGTTTGGTGTCGTCACAGTTTTGCACTCCAAAGCTATGCTGCGATGTGAGCCGTGGTGCAGTGAAGAGGAATGATGGGATGCATTTCATCCCAATCTGAATTAAAATGCCCATGTCAATGCACCCTTATAAGTGGCTTTCACAGGGAGGTGCTGGCTGGCTCTCCGGGCAATTAGTGTGCTTGTGAGTCTGTGCCATGCCTGGGGGACTGCCAGAAACAGCAACAGTCCCATCATTGGCTTGGGGCATTTCAAGTGCCTAAACTCTTACTGAAATGGTAAGATTGCAGCACCCCAAGAACCAGACATCACTTATTTTGCCTActttctctcccttctgctGGGCAGGTGAGAGTTGAGCCCGTTGCAATGACTCACGCACCTGCTCAGCCCCATTGCCTAAAGCTGGAGGCTTGCTCCTCAACTCCTGggctttccttctgctttccaggAGAGTTGTGGCCTGACGGTGTGTGGAGGGAAGATTTACATCCTGGGTGGCCGAGACGAGAATGGAGAAGGCACTGACAAGGCGTTCACTTTCGACCCGGTAACGGGGAGCGTGGAGCAGCAGCCACCGCTGCAGCGCTGTACCAGTTATCATGGCTGCGTGACCATCCTGCAGCGCATGAACAGATGACCACGGGGCTTCAACTGCATCCACCTCCCACCCAGAGCCTCCCCTTGAGACAGTGACCACCCAGCATGTGGACAGACATCTTACCTTTGTGTGGGGAAGGGCAATAGAAGCCACTGAAGATGAtgtgctccagccagcccctgagcggcctttattttgtttttcctggccTCATGATGCCAGTGGCTTTGATGCTGATCTAGGTCAGAGGATGAAAGGGTGCTGGGCTGTGTGAAGCTGCATCAGAGACCTTGCCACAAGAGGGTTCAAGTATACTTGCAGACCCTAGAACTACTGAATATGACCTTCACTTAGGTTTTCCTGGCTGTAGATTACAGGTTTCTTTTATGTTGGCAACAGAGGCTCGCTGTTCTGCAAGGACacctttttgctgctttctgatAGCCAAGACTGTTGCAGTCACAATTACAGTTGCAGGATCCAATTCTTTAGCTAAAGCTATCGGATATTTGTGCATTTAGCTCTGTAGTACCCTGTGTGAAACCACGGTGGTGACCTAAAAGGCCATTAATGTCTATGAACAGCTAGTCCCATTACAGTGGAGAGCTGAGATTGAGACTTCAAAGCTGATATCCCAAGAAAATTTCTCCACTAAACCCCCAAAAGCGTGGTTAAATAGTCCAAACTCTTGACTTCATTCTGCACATGCTGTATGAGGGCCTATTCCCCTAAAGCACAGAGTGCTGTCTCTTTTCATACATGTTTTGTGGTTGGACTGCTGTCTCACTGTGCCTTTGTGATTGAGAGGACAAGTGAATCGTGTAGCCAAGAGTTCCTTCTTCAGAGAGCAGAGGTAGGGGAATATTAACATGTAGGAATTAAACATGAAGACCTGAAGCACAGTAGCCACAGAATCACATCTGGCTCATTTTGGCTCTGGAGTATGCTAGcaagtattaaaataaactcAATATTTAACAGGTTTGATACAGAGTCCCTGGGAGCCTGAATGTGCAGCTCATTTGGAGGGCAAGAGTTCGATTACGCAGACTGCGTTGCTCCAAGCCATTTGGTCTCAGGTCTAGAAATAATCCTGAGCACATTTGATTTGGTAGAATAGCCATAGCTTTTTGTGTCAGTGTCTTTAGTCCATGACTGGAAGTGGTAATTTCTGATGGGTCCATGTAAATGTTCATGTTCAATTAGGGACTTAGTTGCTGCCAAATGTAGAGTGGGGTCTCTTAAAAACTCCCATTACTTGTACATTGCAGGGTGCATTGCTTTACAGCAGGCTGCTGGTTggctgctgttttctctgcacCTTCCTTTCCTCACCCCAATGAGGACTTCCTCCTGAAGCAGAGGAAACAACTATGTCCACTAGCGCAGATACTCCCCTTTTCAGGGCCTTTTAATTGTCTTAAACCCCGTGTTTTTGCCTGCTTCCCCCATACAGCTGGTTTTTATCTTGTCCTCTTTAttagttctgttttctgtgagCTCTGAGAAGTTCACCTCTTTTTTGTGATGATATCAGGCTTAACTGTAAAACATGGCAAAAAGAAGTCCCTGCTGAAGAACCAAAATTGGCTGTAACTGGGGCACACTGATCTCCTCTTCTTGTTAGGAAATGTGTGCTCTTCCATTGCCCAAGCGATGAGCAAGGTATTTCATTGCATGAAACATACCTGATGCTCCTCATAGTCACGTCTGAAAAGTCTCAGGGCTATGGTGGCCATTTTGTACATCAAGGTGCACTATTTGGACGTTCTCAGCCTCAAATTCTCCTTAAGGCCTGTGCATGTGGGTTAGCCCTTTTATCAGATCATGAGCAGTACAATGTGTCCTTTAAGCAATATAAAGGAGATTCAATGCTGGTATAGGTTATTCCCatgaggagagaaaaggaaattcatACTGGTAAAAGGCAATTTTATTTGCAATCAAATTTGCATCCACATTTGGGTCTTTAATGGGAATGGGGATTTCAGGAGAAACCGGCACCTCTCCTTCAATTAGTTAAATTGTCACAAAAGAAAGCATGAGCAGATCAACCCATGCTGTGATAGTCTTTAGGGCCAGAGGGACCTTTATCTTCCTATAGCCTGATTTCCTGAGGACCTCAAATCACAGTCCATCTCTCCTCCCCATTTTTGCCTCTCTTACTGCTCCCCAGTGCCTTAAGCAATTCACCGCTTTGGTACGTGTGCCCCTTCAAAGTGTGTGGTTTGGAACCCAGTATCTCCACCTTGCCTCATGatttatagaatcacagaatcattaaggttggaaaagacctgtaagatcatcaagtccaaccaccagcccaaccccaccatgcccattaaaccatgtcccacagtgccacgtccacatgttccttgaacacctccagggatggtgactccaccacctccctgggcagcctctgccagtgcttcaccactctctcaggaaagccatttttcctaatatccagcctgaacctcccctggcacaacttgaggccatttcctcttgtcctgtcgcttgtcacttgggagaagagaccaacacccacctcaccacaaccccctttcaggtagttgcagagagcgatgaggtctcccctcagcctcctcttctccagactgaacaaccccagctccctcagccgctcctcatcagacttgtgctccagacccctcaccagctccgtcgcccttctctggacacactccagcacctcaaggtccttcttggagtgaggggcccaaaagcgaacacaggatttgaggtgcggcctcaccagtaccaagtacaggggcacgatcccctccctactcccgctggccacaccatttctgatacaggccaggatgccgttggccttcttggccacctgggcacactgctggctcatcttcagccggctgtcgactgacacccccaggtccttttctgcggggcagctttccagccactcgtccccaagcctgtagcgttgcatggggttgttgtgacccaagtgcaggacccggcacttggccttgttgaacctcatatcattggcctgggcccatcgatccagcctgtccagatccctctgcagagccttccgaccctccagcagatcaacactcccacccaacttggtgtcatctgcaaactcactgagggagcactcaatcccctcatccagatcattgataaagatactaaacaagaccgcccccaaaactgagccctgggggacaccacttgtgaccggccaccaactggattgaactccattcaccacaacaatctgggctcggccatccagccagtttttttacccagagaaagGACGTGGCCTTATAGCCAAGGAGGTTCTTAATTCTCCACAGACTGTCCCGTTAGTATGTCCTTCCTCTTGTTCTGCCCTTTGGAAAACACTGCTGGTGTTTCATGAGAATGAGCGCACTCAGAGCTTGCAAGGGCACGCATTGAGCAAAGTCTGCTCAGCTGAGGATGGCGAGAATCGCAAGGAACCAGGCCTTATAAGAGGGATGGTCCTCATGCCAAATTTCTGCCTTGCCTAATGTATATAAAACAGGACTGTAAATACAGACATAGCTTGCTTGGCTGCTGTCAGATCTTTGtgctctttttcttaaaaagagcGTAGTAATGTATTTGAATATAGCAATAGCCTTgataagaaaaaggaatttttccagtttcaCTTACAACTTCTATTTCCACAGTCTTTCCTGATTTTCCTAATGCCTCCTGGGAGTCTCTTGCTGTACATCACACCTTATTCTTGTAGAAATAAGCACACTCGAAAGGGTAGAAGGTGTTCTCATCAGCTTTCCCATGTGCTTTTGACATGTGTGGTGTGTTGCAATAGGTGTAACATGGTGGTGGAAGTTGTGGCATAGATACTAAAATGTTTACCTCGTTCTTGGTCCTGATATTCATTGTACCACTGAaatgtgtttgtattttgtaaGGGCTGTGGGCACGCAGAGGCAGGTCAGGGAAGGAATTtaacttggggtttttttagaaataaatactcACCGTGACTCCTAAGTGCTTCTGCTTAGGAATTTCATTGTGCATATTGCTTCATGGCATTCCAAAAATACGTTGTTGATGGAGCATCAGAGGAGCTTTGGAAGCACCATTCTTGAGGTGTACCAGCCTCTGTCTGGGATACCCGAATTCTTGGTCTAAGCAAGTAGGAAGCTCAAGGTATTGCTTTCTGTCTGCAGGGAATGATGTCTTTAACTATTATATGGGGCCATGGCCAAGTCAGTGTAGAGAAGGTGCTTGGATCATTCAAACTCAGATGAAGGATAGGGAAACGTTTACTCACGTTGTGGCACAATGGAAAGAGTATTtccagagaaaatgaaaaattatttgtcttgGCTGATTCTTGCTTTTCCTTGGTGTGGCAGAAGAACACAAAGCATGAAACTGTCTGCCACTACAGCctgcttcattttctgagaAGACTTTTCTCAGACCACATGTAAAGCACCTCCTTGCTGTGTTTACAGTAACACACAGACTTGCTGTGGGAGCTCTATATAGCAAAAGATGTAGAAGAAAATAGCGATCatctgcaaagcatgtgcagtAGTTTCAGCTTTATGtatttaagcttttaaaaacaaaataaatggctTTTTATTGCACTCGAAACAGCGACTGTCAGTTACTTCCAAATAGTACTTAAACCATCCCTTCTTCCCCCCtattcttttggttttcctgCTGACTGTCTCAGCAGTTGTGTTATTTTGGGTATGTTTGTATTTTGGATGGGAgccagagggaagaaaaagctttttgtgaACAAATCACATGGATGGTGTAGACAGCAAGATCTTCAGGGACTGATAACATTTGTCCATGACACACAAACTAGAAGAATTATAAAAAACCTGGAAGACAGGGCTGCTTTGGAAATCAAGCTGGACTGCTTGGTAGCCTTTGCTacctagtaaaaaaaaaaaaaaaaaagcctttttcatgAAGGCAAATGAGATGTGATGCAACTGGGCAAGAAACAAATGCCGCCCAGAGCTAGAGAATGATCCTGTCGAGCAGCATTCAGAGAGAGATTTGGTGGGTAGAGTGGACAAGCAGCTGAAATAGTTTCCAGTGTGACATTGTTAGCAGACATGTGATACCGGGATGTGTGAGCAGAGAGATGACATGGAGGGCTGCGCTGGGTCGCTGACATCACTGCAGTGGAGAAGTGACCATGGGAGCAGATCCAGAGTTTACACTTGGTGGAGCATGTGAAAATCCTGAGGAGCAGAAGAGCCATCAAAATTATTCAGGAGTGGGATAAGGATTACAGGGTGCTCCGTCTGTGGTATTTAGCAGAAAGAAGGCACAAGCACGTTTGGTACCAATTCTTGATCTCCTGAGTGTCATATAGGTACCTTCACAGACACTACTGGGTCCATTAGCTCCcgcagaaaacaaaacaagattgTGGGAAGATCGACTCATGTAAACTTAAATGAGGGTTTATCTACGTGAGCTGAGGTTCATAAGCTTCAGCTTTCACCCATCAGAAAGTCTGGCACACTTCTCAAAGACAGAAACTGGACCCTCCTTCAAAGTCACTTGTTTCAAAGGGGGAAAGGGGCCCCTCTAAAGACTgagtcatagaatcacaaaatggtttgtgttggaaggtGCCTTTAAAGGTCGCCTAgaccaacccccctgcaatagAAGGggcatcttcaactagatcaggttgctcagaaccCCTTGCCTTAGACGTCCCTCTTGGAGCAAGATAAGTAGCCCATTGGAGCTGCCTCTCACTCTTGGTGGACTTGGGAGAGACTTTGATGACTACTTTGAAGTAGCTACCTAACCTTTAGGTGGAAAAGGCTTCCTTCAGGAGGCAGACTCTTTCCTACACTGCAAGTCCTTTATGTCAAGATTAGAAGCGTTTTTGAAAAGTATGTTTTAGTTCTGCCCAAATTATCACACTCTCAGGAACTGTGATAAATGAGGCAGTAATTATAGCACTTGTCTCAAAGAAAGTTTGAGTCTGCTGCCGTGTGGAGTGAAACCATCTGCCTCCAGCTCTCATCCACTATAGCATCATGGAGAGGTCACTAGTCTGTGCTTTGGCAGGAGGTGAGAGCCATCAGTGCTTCGCAGTGGGC contains these protein-coding regions:
- the KLHL35 gene encoding kelch-like protein 35 is translated as MHRMMKEESSFRTSSLENVTRDPSKEKLHMKLCSGSCHAEQILQTLNSYRQSGIFTDVVLLIDGQKFPCHRATLSANSTYFRAMFGGNLKEGHQDIINIQKISAPTMSLLLDYMYGGNIIIQEDNVEGILELSDLLQISKLRDACVTFLEGQLHPCNCLGIMKFADSFSIVSLTEKSKRFMLECFVEVSCHEEFLEMGVKELVEYLSDEQLVVRKEEVVFEAVMRWVRHDIPARKGALKELLEHVRLPLLDPTYFLEKVEMDELIQDSKECIPLLHEARKYYILGNEVSSLRSRPRRFMELAEVIIVIGGCDKKGLLKLPFTDLYHPKSRQWTALSSVPGYTKSEFAACTLKNDVYISGGHISSNDVWVLSSQLNVWIKVACLQKGRWRHKMATLQGKIYAVGGFDGFYRLSSMECYDTFSNSWSTLAPLPQAVSSAAVVSCLNKLYVLGGAVDDTANTDKVQCYDPEDNKWTLLSPTPFYQRCISAVCLDSIIYVVGGLLSKIFSYDPRKDSWREVATLPGPLESCGLTVCGGKIYILGGRDENGEGTDKAFTFDPVTGSVEQQPPLQRCTSYHGCVTILQRMNR